CTCCTGGGCTGACAGTGACAGCTATGAGCAGCAGGCCCAGAAGCACCGCAGGGATCTTCATGTTGAAGACAAGGACTTTGGAGTGAAGGCTGGAGTCGTCTGGGTTGGACTAGCTCTTCTAATCTGGAGGTTCCACCTGCCTTTTataggaagcagagagcctgACAGGGAGGGTGTTGCCTAATGAAAGATGAACGGAAGATCGGGGCTGCTCTGAGTAGGCATCAGATTATGAGGTGATTATCTAGAAGTCAGAAGGAAGCTCAGCATGTACCACTTTTTCCCCCCAGTTTAGACTGTGAAGTAGAAACCGAAAGGTTCGCATCTCAGGCCAGCAATATGGAGGAAGTGATACCACTGGctcagggattgtgatttctTTGAAATGGAAAAACATCTAGATGGAAGGAAGAATAGAAACTAAGGTAATTATGGAACAGAGAGAGGTCAGTGTTCTCCTTGGAGGCTGCTAGAAGGCTGGAGATAGGCTCAGTCTTTGCCTCTGGCTCCTTTTAAATGACAATGCTGCAACCCTTGGGTAGGTGAGCTCCTCAGAACACagatgggctccaaagagccccAGAAATGTGGTCAACTCAAGTCTGCAagttctgttctttcctgcctcctcctcctttctcttcttattaCTAGGAATTTTACATGCCAGCCAGAGCCTTGCTGAAGTAAGAATTCTACCATTCAACTGCAACTATGCCACAGCCCTTCTTGTTAGGTATTTTTGatgttgtttgggttttgagaTGAGGACTCATTTAGTAGAACTGGCTAGACGAGAGCTTACTTCTTCCTGAGGCTGTTCTTATTCTGTCATTCTCTGATATCAAACTAGCAAATGCTGCAAAATATAGAATTTCTTTACTATGTCTGAATCAGCCTACAAGTCTAAGAGAACTGGGAAGCATGTACTAACCCTGCAGTCGAGGGGATCCTGTAGTGGGTGCAATCCTGCAAGGGCACAGCAGCTTTTTGTCTGGGAACTTCTACTAACAATAACCTTATTGGTCAGGCATCCTATTCAGTGTGTATGGAGGCCAAATAGTGTCATCCCAACAATGCTAGGAAATCTCATGCCTTTGATCAAATCTAGGCAAGGCTTAGTAGGCAGGAAGAAAACCTTCAAGAGAGAAACATAGCTGGTAAAGCCACGTAGGAAGATATCTATAGATTATATCCAATATTTTGGTCGTCATGAGCTAATGGCtaacattttatgatttttcttggttttgccCTCAGTCAGACACAGCATTGAAATGCAACACATAATAGTATATATCCAAAGTTGGAATAATCAAGAAGACTTCATGAAGTAAAGAAGTGAGGGAGTCAAATCTTTTCAGCTTGCCATAAATCATCCTGCTCCTTAAGCCAACTGCGTATTTTTACTGTGTCTACAGAACATTTTCCCATAATTAATATTCCCATAATTCAAGTAAGGCTTGAAGTTTGAGTTAGCAAACAGATATCATAACCATGATGAAACGAGGACACACTATCTCCACTTGAACCTTCACTAAAGCCATGATTATCATTGTCATTTAGAAGATAATAAAAAATTCCTAATGCCTTaaacaattttcaaaatatctaaaaatgaaaaataatttaagaaatagaGAAAGCAAGAATCAGGAATGCTGTTGGAATTTTGAGCTGTTACTTGGGTGCTCAGTTGTCATTGTAGATGAAGGAGAATATCACCAAGCATTTCTGCAAACCACAGCTCCAGCAGAAGCTGGTACAAGTTTGAGGTGAAAAATTTGAACCAAAGAGTTTATACCTTTAGTATTAAATGCATATAGGACTTTATCATCTTAATAGTCAGAGCGCAAGAACAGACATATTGATTTATATATTGATGAAGACCGAGATATAAGGCCGTCTACTACAGACTTTTGACTCAGAGTCTGTaaataaagaagaggaaagatgGCATCTTCAGTAactggtgctggtcaaactggatagcTGCATGGAAAATACTCAAGCTTGATCATTATGTCTCACCATGTATATAACTCCAGGCCTTCAGCATAAGACCTGATACCATGAGATTAATAAAGGAGAAAGTAAGTGGTATCTTTGAACTCATAGACACAGGAAAAACCTTTCTTAACAGTTCTGGTAGTATAGACATTAAGACCAACAATTGATAAAAGGGATCACCTGAAACTAAAAACTGCTATACAGTAAAGAACGTAGTCATTCAAGTGAGACAGCAATCCACAGCACACGCAAAATATTTACATCTGAAAGAGGGCTAGTGTGcagaatataaaaagaagtaaaaaaaatcaaacatcaaGAAGACAGCCCAGTGAAAAGTAAGGGCAAGGCACTAAacagaaagttctcaaaagatgaaatgcaAATGACTGataaacatgcatgtgcatagATACAAATATTCAACAACTGTAGCcaacaaggaaatgcaaatcaaaactgcacTGAGATTTCTCTTAGCCCAATAAGAAAGtctaagacaaaaacaaaacaaaaaataccaagTGCTGGAGTACATATgaggaaaggggaacacttagtcactgctggtgggagtgcaaactggggCAGCCACTGTGCAAATGAGTGTGGAGGTTCTTCCAAAGACTAGAAATTGGTCTGTCATGTGACCCAACCATACCACTGTATACAACTCTGCCAACTGTACCCTAGGAAGCATCTACCCCAAGTACTCTCTAAACTACTGTAGAGATACGTGTTCTTTGAGTTCATGGCTGCTCTATTTACAGTATTCAGGAACTGAAAACAACTTACTTGTTCACCGGCTgattatggataataaaaatgtggcatatttaatAATGACTATTATTCAactgtaaaggaaaacaaaactatgAATTAATAGGGAAATAGATGGAACTGGaaacaatcatcctgagtgaggtaacgcagatATAGACATCACTCTCTTTCATATCTGGATGCTAGTTTTAAATCTTtagatatattttgttttgtttggaataCACGTAGAAGCTCATAAACTATGAAGGAGCCTTAAAGAGGGTTTTGAAGAGAAGAGATACAGAATGAAGTTATATAAAGAGGGTAAGAGAAAGATGGAGCAGTATTGGTCAACTTGGGTGGGAGACAGAAGGTCAGGGTAGAGAAGGGAGAATAGGGAAGGGTAAATGATACTGAAGACTTTTTGAAAACGTTGTAAGAAATGTAGAATGTTCCTATAAATATACACTTACACatagaaaaaaagtttaaatgggATCACTGTATAACACAGGGACAATGCCCCTACTAGGCACTACAGGCTGATAAATAAAAAGATCCAGTGTGGGAACGGGTTTCTAGTTTTTGGGTTGTTGGCCAGTGTAATCATATAAGCCCCCAGATATTACAGGCTATTGTCAATGCTCTTGGTTCCTCTCCTAAACCTGACAGCAAAATTCTATTGCTGGAGACACCACATACTTCAGTTGCAAGACATGGAGAAGTCACACTAGTGCTGACTGGGGATTCTCATCCCTACTAGCTGGATTGCACAGTGTTGAGAGGTCCTAAGTATGCTACTGGAGGAGGAAAGTAACCATGAATCTCCTAGAGCTACAGTAATGCTGGTTTAGCCAGATGTGTCAGGTACAATAGAGGCATGAATATTATAGGAACAACCAGATACTTTCTGTTTGGATTTAAGACACACTCCATAAGCTGGAATTcatgcccccacacacaaatatatgcatgtgcacagaccCACATACAGCTTAGAGAGGCATTCCAAAAACAGCAATATTAAAAATTGGCTACAGATTTTACTGTTTTGTTACTTTTAGATATTTTAGGAACAGATTGACTTTGttccataaacaaagaaaataaaagatttagaaAAACCAAGCATGCTCTTTTCGTTTTATTgcacaagattaaaaaaaacaaaaagacagggtTCTTtgctaggatttaaaaaaaattatcaaaatgctTTCAAGTTTGAGTTAATGCAGTTAATCATAAGACCATCTGGAATGCTAAACGGCAGCTTTTAAACATTGTCTCTTTTCTTGAGTTAGATATTGTGCCATCAGCTAAACCTCCTGTAAAGCTGGTTAACTGGTTAGACTGTGAGTGTGGAGAGGTTGGAATGCTGACAAATGAACAAACTCAGTGCTCTAGAAAAACAGGAGCAGATTGTGTTGAAATATACAAAGGACATCCGAAAAAGTAGCATTTTAATAACCTATTCAGATTAAATCAGTGGACCATGAGCTGTATCAAGGGATATCCAAGAGTAGACAGAATTCATCCACATCCATCCAAGAAGTCATTGTTGGGGCATGAAAACATGGGCCATGGAGAGCATCTGAAGCTTGGCCCTGTGTGTCAGGGTTAAGGTCTCCTGGAAACCCCAGGCATGAAGGGGCTGTGGAGAGAAGGCTGAGGCTTAGTACCATGTGTAAGAGTTGTGGACCTTGACGAGGTCAGAGAGTGACAGCTGGTTCCAGTTTCAGTGAGGACACCAAGAGTTCCCAGGACCATGGAATGACCACCAAGCTTAGCAGCAGTTGTGGAATGGAGCCAACTTGTGGCTACCGGACATTCTGTGTTTGCTGCAGATGGCCGAGCTGCCCACATCCTTAGGTGCTCAGAAGATCATGAATGAGTTCCTGATGTCAGATATTGAGATATTTATAATGttgaatttttgtttattttgatttgattttaattGTTCAAGGATTCTTTTCTCTAGGAACAAGACAATAGATAACTTAATTTGGATTTTAAATTAACTTCAAGTTAAGAAAcattaaacttttaaagataCACTGTcagaacttttttaaaagattatattaCTTTTACAGTTTTACCTTGTTTTATATtatggttttaatatttaatcttggggacaaacaagaaaggaaaggtcatGTCAAAGTAGACTAAGGGTGTACTTGGTAGCTACCTCTGTTGTCAACTTCACACTTAGCAAGAGAGAACCTCAACTTGTGGTCATGTctgagagacattttcttcattgataacTGATGAACAAGGAGGATCCAGCTCACTGTGATTGGTGTCATAACTAGAgggtgggcctgggctgtatgaGAAAGGTAGCTGAGCTGGCCAGGgtaagaaaacaagcaaatgtgttcctccatggtctatGCTTCAGTCCTTGCCTTTAGTTCCTGCTgtggcttctctcagtgatggactttaACCTACTTCCCAAATTGACTTTGTTTAGTGTTTATTATTTGAACAGAACATGTAGAACATGTTCTTTTCTTAGGCTGTCTAAGCCATACTTGTGCTATGGCCTTGCTTGGAAAGGCTGTAGAAACTTTAGGAGACTGACGAGTCTTGCAGGTGGATGTACGTGACTGGGGCAGGCTATGAGGCTTTGTAGCCAGGCTCACTTCTTCACTCTGTGCTTCCAGGCTGTCAAGGCAATCTGCAGGCCAGCCTCATTATCCTCCAACCATGCCTACTTCACCTTCACGAACTCTCTATTCTCTTAaatgctagaacaaaacaaaccgTTCATCCCTTAAGACGTGTTTGTCAATGCCTTGTGCTTGAATAGCACTTTTCTTAGGGTATTTTGTCccaaaaaagtaactaagacactcacCTATACTTTCTCCAATATTGCCTTCTCAAAGTTATACAGTTTTGAATTTTAAGCAGTAGATAGACTTATATCTATGTTTTGTAAAAACTAGGCCTGTATCTAAGTTAATTATCTTCTTTACAGTTCTTACATTCACTATTGGTCTATTTGTTGACAGTTCTATCCTTTAGTCCTTGAATTGTCCCTGCTACTTTTCAGTGACaatttgtgtgtttctgtttctgcacCATTGATATAATTTCTATTATACCCTCAGTCCCACGGTGTCTTTATGTCTGTGGCTGTGTGGTAAGTCTCGATGGCAGGTAATGTGAGTCCTCTGACTTTATTTTTCAGTGTCGTGTTAACTCATCTGGGTATTTTGCCTCTGTGTAAACTTTAGAACCGGTTTGTCACTATCCATCAAAGAACTTGGTTGGATTTTGTCTGAAATTGTGTCTGAAGAGGTCATCGGGGGAAGAGCTCAGAGGCTGACAGTATTGAGTCCCCACCTGTTAACACAAAGATCTATCTTGCCATTGACTggagttctttcttctttcacagCAATTTTTAGCTATTCTTATAAATAGTGTACATTTTTCCTTAGACTGAGTCCTATGTAGTTGCTTTTTGGTGCTAATATAAATGATATCGTATCATTAATTTCGGTTTGGGATGTTCATTATTGATATACAGTAAGGCTATTTTATCTTAGACATTAGAATTGTGCTCTTTGACttttgtgtgcaagtgtgtatgtgtgtgtatataatgtgtttgtatgtgataTTTATGGGTATGTTTATGCATGTTGGGAAACAATGGTTGGATACCCATATAAAGACAAGAGATTGAAGCTGTGTATCTTCTTCATTTCCTGTCCTATTATTTTAGGCATGGTTCCTCCCACCCAAGCCTGGATCTTGCTGGTTTTGGTAGACTGACTAGCCAGCACGGCTCCATAATATACCCATTGTCTCCTATCTTTGCATTGGCTTTGCTTTAAATTGCTGATTGCTTTAAATGTTGGAATTGTGGGATCCAAACTGGGGGTCTCATTTTTGAGCACCAAATGCTTTACCCaccaatatattttctttgtcaaTTCTGAAATCCTTCTTTGACCATGAACTATTTATAAGAGTTTACTTTTTGTGTCTGTTATTGATTCTCTGCATTGGTCAatcatgctttatttttaaaggcagcttggcttcctccttccatctATGTGTCTCACTGTTTTCCTGTCCATGAGTCACGCAGACTTCCACTGATGCACACTGCAGTGGTGAGAGCGAGTGTCCTTGCTCTGCTAGGCTCAGTCTGGAGAGAACAGCATCTGTAGTGAGTGTGGAATCCACTACAGGTCATTGCAGATGTTTATTTGGTATAAGATGCTTCCTTCTGTTCCAACTGTGTTGGGAAGTGTTTTTGGTTTTAGATCCATGATGGTTATGCACTCTTGTTAAATGCTTTTCAGTGTGACCTCTTGTCCTTCAGCTGATTACTGTGAAAGGTTACAGCAATGAATGTTtccatatgtgcgtgtgtgtgtttgtgtgtctgtatatatacttgtgtatacatatgtgtatacacttgtgtgtgtgctcgtgtatGTACCTGTATGTATCTTCCATTGGTGCTTGCTAATGCATGTATGGTTGTTCTCAcctgtgggtttgtgtgtggttAGTTTGACATTGTGAcctcttcctcaatcacttctgCACCTCATTTTTTTGTGTCAGATTACCTTCCATGAGCCTGGAGATGGCCATTTCAGCTGGACTAAGTGACTAGGGAGGGTACACCTGACTcatgcttttcttctctgtgataTATTACGTGGCTTCTGATAGGTcgggaagaggaaacagatgaCAGAATTGACTCTTCTTACTTGTAACCTCTGCATAGCATGTCTCTGCCTTTGGGGATCTTCCTGGCCTCAGAGAGTGAATTTGCAAGTATTCCTTCTGCTTTTAAGCTTTGGAACCAGTTGTTAAGCATGGGCATCATTCACAGCTTCAGTGCTCAATAGAATTCATTGGTATAATCTGCTGGGAGAGGCTGTGCTTTCAGCATTGGAAGGCTATTATTTACGCAATTTATGTAATGGATAAAGACATATCTTGATTATTCCCACTTCCCTATGTGATTTTTTGACAGAGTGTGTATTTCAAGAAATTGAATGGCTTTTTCTATGCTTTCGAGTTCTAGACCAGCAgtttttaataatcttttattCTCCCTGATTCGGTCTTGGCAAGCTCAGTAGTAGACTTATCTCTTCTAGCATTTCTGACAATAGTAATTGGTGCCTTTGGACATTTCATGTGGCTGTCCTAGAGGAAGGTTTGCTGTCTTCTTGTTCTTTTCAAAGACCCAACTTTGAACTCACTGATTTTTCTCTAGTATTTATTTATACTCttgttttacttttacttttctgCCTGGTTTAGGTTTATCTTGTATACAGACATGCGcaaacacatataccacacataaatacatggcTGGAGGAGAAAGAATGCCGGGGAGAGTATTTCTTCCCTTTAAATGGATGCTCATGAGTTCTCAGGCCTTAGGGACTCAGGACAAAAATTACTTCTATTATTTCTCTTCCTGTGAGTGCTGTGCTTCTATGTCCAGGTGACGATACTAGTGTTCATGCTATGTTGTTAGGGCCTTCTCTTTTGACTTGTAAAGGGAGGAGCCTTACTCTCTTCAAAGAGCATACACATTCAACACAAATAGCTAGGGCTATATTCCAGTATGAATCTCGAAGGAGCACAGACATTCAGACCACAACACTACTAAATTAATTCTGAGTCCAAGAACAGCCAGCCCTTACGCACCTGCTGTGTGAGGCTATAAGGGATGAATTCATTTTTAGGGTTCTTTGTTTCCCTTCTACAGCATTCCACACAGCATTGCTCTCTTGGCCTTGCTATTTCTGATTTCACCCTTGCTGGCACCCATCTTAGACTGTTGAGGTCTTCCTGTGCCATTACAGTGGCTGCTCCTAGGCCCTTCCTTCCTCATGGCATCCTGTGCTCAGACCTGACAACTCCTCTTTTTACTGCCTCTCAGTGTGTCCTTGTCCTTACCCTGTGAGACCACTTACTGAGTTCGTACTGGTTTCCCATCCTGCAGTCAAGAGTCCCTGCAATATGGCTACAACCTTTCATTTCCAATGCCTACCACCAGTTCCTCCAGTTTTGGGGCATGCAGCTATCTAGATTCCTTTCTCGGGCTCACTATGCTCCCCTCTTTCCTGGGGAACTCAGAAGGACACTGTGCATTTGTGGTCTATCATGCCTACAGCAGGTATGTCGGAGAGTCATCCTCATAGGAAATTCCCAGTAGATGTAGGACATAGATGGCTAGCTTTCCTTGTTGCTTTTTGTCAGTCTTAACATGCTGACCACTCTGGGCTTCAGAATTTATTACATGGCAAAGGTCTGAGAGAAAAGTCTCTAGACTGTTGCATGAAGCCATAAAGGGACACTGTGAAAAGGTGGTTATGGTGAGAAAAAATAGGCTTAGAGAAGCTAATGAATGAGGGCAGCTGATGGGAGGGCTTGAGCCAGAGGACTAGAGGGGACTGGCATGTCCTGCCACATTCTTCTAGAACCTTAGCTGAGTCTAGCCTAGCCACAAGACATTCCTGCAGGGTGATCCTACACCCTGTTACCTGTTGCTGGGGGTTTTCCCTTTCTGCTTAACATGACCACAAATTAGAataatgtatttaaaacacatatgtatttttctttgaaaacccCACAGCCTTATATTAACACTGAATACAGCAATAGGAAACATACCCTACATTCAATGTAACACCAGTTCCCCAAGAATACCAAAGCTTTTTTATGGTTGATGCATCATGGGTGGATCAAACAATCCCACAGACGGAGAACCCTGACATGTTAATAATTTAActgtgtttatataaaaataaacacacaagttATAAATTAAATTCAGTTTATTTGTTCAAAGCATAACTGAAATATCAATAAATGTTACTTAAGCATGTCTATGTTTTAACTTGCTATATCATCTCTATTGTTATGTCATAGTGAATTACTATCACACTGCCCATGGGGAAAGGTTAGGGAGAGTACAGAAGATTTCCCTGGGGCTCTCAGCCAAGAAAAGAAGGTTCATGGATGCTGAGTTTGAGACTTCTGATCCAAGTTCTTTATGGCCTTTTCAACCCACTTCTCCTTGGGGTCAGTACAGATCTCCTTATCCAGTATGGTTCTGAAGCTGTTGGGAGAGGGTGTGGTAGGGTTAGGCAAAGTGCTCTCAGGGCATGATTGCCCCATTGGTCCTCAGACCTCTTCCACTCATCCATAGATGGAGAGTCAGGAGAGAAGATTGATAATGGTGTAAGAAAGAAGATGTAGGAAGAAGCCCCGTTCTTGCTCTGCTAGCTCAATTGTTCCAATCTCCTGGATAAATGAATTGGGTGTAATCTCTTCAAACTGATTGATATTAATGGATTCTCTAATTGGCTTAGTTTCCCTAGGTGAGGAAAGGACCAGGTGGGTAAGCTGTTCTATTTGTTTGACTCATGACCATGAGTCCAgacttctctctccctttgtccTCAGATAGGAAACTAGCCCGTGGTGCTGGGCATGGCCTACTTACACCACAGCTTCCCAGGGACACTGGGTGCTGGTGATTCTGCTGTAGCTCTTCAGCCTCTTCATGGGGATCTTCTTAGCCTTTTCAAAACAGCATGTGACTGGGATGTGCACCacatctgaaaataattttataaagagaGAGTTAGGAAACACTGCAAGGTGCTCTCACAAGGGATGGAGAAGACTGTCCCTACGAGTCACGGCTCCTGAGTTCTATATCTAGTGCCCAATCACAGTATATTGCAGAATACGACCTAGCAATTGACTGTGTATGGAAAAGAAATCTCATCATTTTCTGACAAAGGAAAGTGATGCTGTCCATCACGTTGATTCTGTGAGCCTAGAGCCAAAGTACTTTTAGGCTAAGAAGCCTCTCCAGTATCCACAtatggctgctcttctggaagccACCTGGACTAAGACTCCAAAATTCTTTAAGCCATCATTGTCACTCTTCTATTGCTCCAGATGTTTGTTTTACCTACAGGTCAAAACTTCTGGGCCACCTCCCCAAACTAGGTTAGAGCAATATCTGTTGTACGTGCATGCAGCATCTTGTCGTGAGACATCACAGTGTCTGGCCTCAGTACTCTGAGCACTTGGTTCTGGTTTTAGCTATCTGTGGCACAATGGTTCTATCTAAGTCTCCTGTAGTCCCAGTCTCTCCATCTTAAAACTGCCGTTCATGCTGCAGCTCTGGGATATCTTGTGCTCAGATGTTAGTGCCCACTAAACCATTACCTTGGGAAAGAAGATTCCTTACCTGTCTCAGCCAGCTCTCCTGGGCTGACAGTGACAGCTATGAGCAGCAGGCCCAGAAGCACCGCAGAGATCTTCATGTTAAAGACAAGGACTTTGGAGTGAAGGCCGGAGTCGTCTGGGTTGGTTTAGCTCTTCTAGTCTGGAGGTTCCACCTGCCTTTTATAGGAAGCAGGGAGCCAGATGAGCGGAAGATGTGGGCTTCTCTGAATTGGCATTAGATTATAAGGTGATTATCTGGAAGCCAGAAGGAAGCTCAGTATGTAGCGTCATTTGCCAAATTAGACTGTGAAGTAGAAACTGAAATATAAGCATGTAGGGCCAGCAACATGGAGGAAGTGATACCATTGGATAagggattctgttttctttgaaatggAAAAATATCTATATGGAAGGAAGAATAGAAACTAAGGTTATTCTGGAGTAAAGAGAGGTCAGTGTTCCCCTTGGAGGCTGCTAGGAGGCTGGAATAGGCTCAGTCTTTGCCTCTGGCTCCTTTTACTCTAGAATGCTGCGATCCTTGGGCAGGTGGGCTCCTCAGAGCCCAAATGCGCTCCACAggactctgaaaaaaaatgtcaagcctgaaattcttctcttctgcttcctcctattttcttttcttgttactAAGAATTTTGCATGTTAACCTTGGCCTTGCACAAGGATAGATATTGCACATATTCTCACTGAACTGAAGCCATACCGCTACCCTTTGtaggtattttgttgttgttgtttggtttttgagatgagGATTAAGTTGGTAGGACAGGCTAGACCAGAATTTACCCTGTCCTCAGGGTGTCTTTGTTCTGTGGTTCTCCCATAGCAGCCTGGCAAATTGCTTTCCTACATCTGTATCAGCCTGCAAGTCCTGGAGAACTGGGCAGCATGTGCTAATCCTGCAGGAGAAGGCATCCTGCAGTGGCGTAGCTGTCCACATCACAGAGATTTCTGTTTCCTTGAAGAATCCTTGGTATGTGTGTGGCCTTTTGTTTGGGGACCTCAACTCACAATCACCCTATTGGTAATACACCCTGATAAATGTGTGTTGAGGCCAAATAATGTCATGCCCAGCAATGCTAGAAAGTCTCATACCTAGGATCTGCCTTAGGCAAGGATCAGAAGGCAAGAAGAATATCTTCAGGTGAGGACATAGTTGGTAAAGCCACTCAGGAAGAAATTCCTGGTTTATAACCAACATATTGGCCATCATATGCTAATGgctaatattttatgatttttcttgcTTTTGCCCTCAGTCAGA
The Microtus pennsylvanicus isolate mMicPen1 chromosome 11, mMicPen1.hap1, whole genome shotgun sequence genome window above contains:
- the LOC142831881 gene encoding C-C motif chemokine 12-like — its product is MKISAVLLGLLLIAVTVSPGELAETDVVHIPVTCCFEKAKKIPMKRLKSYSRITSTQCPWEAVVFRTILDKEICTDPKEKWVEKAIKNLDQKSQTQHP